The following DNA comes from Musa acuminata AAA Group cultivar baxijiao chromosome BXJ1-4, Cavendish_Baxijiao_AAA, whole genome shotgun sequence.
ATGGTAAGGGTTTGTTAAGGTGCTGTGATGGTAAAATTGTTCAGGAAAATGGGTTTCTCTTTCAAGTTGGCTTTATGTATCGACTCGATTCCCTCAGCATATCTGAAGCCATGAGTGGCAGATAGCTTCGATTCTTGAAGAGAGGGttgagccttttttttttttttaatgttttggtCAGAAAAtagtcttataaaaaaaaaaagaaaagaaaagggctTAAATTCATCTTGTTCAAGAAGATGGTGAACAGAGAGATATGATTTCCGTCGCACAGTTCAAATGAATAATTACCTGCAAGTCAGTGGGGTTCCATTAGAAACAAGTGATCTTAATTCATGGATTTTGTACAAGTAAATATTTCAATTGATGTCGAGACCAACATGTATAAGTGGGTCCCATGAGGTCTGCCCATGGGATTGGCACAAACCACAGGACCCCGAAAATTTTAGGGCTAAAAAAAAAACATGGATTACTTCTTGCTTCGCCATCAGAGCCGTCCATCACACGCAGATGGCCCATGATTGACATATCTCTTCGCTATATATATATGGGGCGTGCCAGCAACCAGTGGGTTAGGGTTGCTAGTTTTCCTGTTTAGCCcgatttcttctctctctctctctctctttctctccctctCACGGCAGCTGGTCGATTAGGGTTGCGACCTTTCCATTTTCTTCTTCGATTCTCTCTCTCGATTAGAGATTAGATCCACACGCACAGAAGAGAGGCGGCCTTCATTAATCCCAGATAAGCTTGATCTTGatgcttctcttctctctctctctctctctctctctctctctctctctctctctctctctctctctctctctctcgattagAGATTAGATCCACACACGCACAGAAGAGAGGCGGCCTTCATTAATCCCAGATAAGCTTGATTTTGGTGCTTATCTGATTCATGGGAGGCCAATACCAACCACCGGCAGTTTCGCTGATAACGCATTCTCTATCTTTCGTGAAGGCGTTTCATTAGTAGCTCGCCGTACATGATTTGTAGTGTTGTGTCCTCCAGCGTTCTCTAGAAACTGCTCTTATTCTTCGTCTTCGTTTTTTCGGGGCGGGGGGCGTTTTGTtcgatatatttaatttaaaatctgcaattttttctcctcttttctttggGGTTTGAGATCGTTAAGATGAGCTTTTTGATCTTCGTATCCGTTATCCTGTTATTTTCATTTGTGATCGAAAGTGGGGCGGGTGAGTAAAGAGCAACATTTTGGTGACCGGGATAGGTGCGATAGACAGAACCCAAAAGGCTAGGGATAGGGATGCTGCTGATTTGTGCAGGTTCTGTGATTCAATGTAATTTAGTTAATTTTCGAGAATCTGGTCTGTAGTTAAATTAGAGGTTAAAAGTCTTGAGtgcttttttctttatctttaaaAACATTAacagtaaattttttttataaatttaaaattttaatttaataatgaattatgatattaaattattattttttaaaaaaataaatggtaAAAAGGGGATTCGACCTTAAAATCTTGTGATAAATGGTTATCGACCAAAGTTAGTTAGGTAATAGTTGTGATAATTTACTGGCTACGTTAGTTAATACTTTGAAGGCATATATCAGAGGAttgtaaacaaaaaaaatcagtaGGACTCTTATTATgctgtttcaaaatataaaattttgaatgaACAAAAATATTGAGTCGTTAGAATAGTCTTCTAGAACTTATTTTATGTGAAAATCCTTCAAAACGAAAGTGAACAGTTCAAATAATAACATTTAAAAATGTTTTATCCAAAGtgatatttgtattttttttattttatcattttaaaagtTATAAGTTTATACTTTATGATAACATTTATTAAAATTGAAAAGATTCACATGACTTTTATTGCATCATttctaaataataaaaatttaactaattatcattttatgaaaacTATGATGATGATAATTTTTTGTAAAAGTAAAAACTTTGAATGATCTTTTTCGTATGGTTTCGATATCTTGATTAGCTTTAGATAGTTCGGATTTATACGAGTAAGGTTATCTAAAATATCTTTGAGGTGAAAAAAACATCGAGTCATATGAGATAGGTAAGTACGAATAtgagtaataaaaaaatattaattttttttattatattaaatatgagTTTTTGTATACGATGTAAAAGTTAATTGAGAGAAATAATATATAATCGTTTGCTTTTAGAGTATTTATTCACGTGAACAAATAAGTGAATGATAAACCTTTTGTTTTTTTCCATCCATCTAGATATTATTTCCTCGAACAATGAATAGTTGATAAGTGTCCAAAGGAGAGATAAACTagtgtaataattttttaatcgattttaaaatttatgaacatcaatatattttaaaaactcgattgataaattaaaataataaataaataaaaataaaattaaatcataaataaaaaatatatatataaataaagagtGAAAAATCGATTTATGATAGTTCGAACTTTTCGACGTATCTATTTTTAATTTCTCTCTTTTCAATGAACAAAGATTAATTATTcatattataattttctttttttttttaaggatgaaaaaaaaaattcttctttttaTTATCCGTTTTTATTACCTTTGCAACTCTGAGTCGTCGAGTCACCCATCTTTCGAGGGAATCCAAGAAGACAGTAAAACCCAGATGACTGATCCCTCGTCTTCGCGTGACCAACCAATGCTAGGTGTATTAAATAGATATCGGTATAAAGCCAAAATGAACAAACCAATATCGGGCATGCAGGATATTCATGCAACACGACAAAAACAATCGAACCTTTATCCAAGTCAGTAATTGAACATGACCTCCATCGGAGGGGGCCAGGAAACCAGTGTAAATGTAGTAGACAAAGATGATCAAATTCAGCTGGCAtaataaaaagaataattatCAACTTCCTAAAACTTTTAGAAACACAAAACTGTTGGCAAATGTCAGATATTCAAATAGCAATATATATCTGCTGATTTATAGGCTCACTGGAATGACTGTTAAGTGAGGTACCTACCAAACAGAATTTTACATGCTGAATGAAACCTACCGTGAAACCTAGGCTGGTTAGCACATGAATCTAATAATCAATGTGCATAAAGTACACTCCCGCATCAGACCGTGGCACAGATTAGTCTACAAACTGCCTAGCGAATATATTAAAATAGCTACCCATCATATTCTCCTAGGGCAAACTTGTTCTCCGGGTAAAACACAGCAGCAACTTGATTTCCCCCAAATTTTCTTCCATTTAAGCCCTGTCTAGCTTTGGTAGATCCATCGATATCCGCATACTCCAGGAAGACCTGAGGAAACACATTGGTTATCAAAGGAGAATGCATTCATATTTAGAGCAAATATGAATGATTGTGATACAGATCCAACATTGGAAAGAAGAATGCATTCATATTTTGGACTATCAAATTCCACACAATTATAACAAGTACAGATACAAACGGAATGCAGGTAACACAAACTCATTCAATTTAAGAGACGGATAAGGACATTCAGGAAGACATTCGATTTTAACTCCTAAATCGAAGTGTCTCCTAAAACATAGAAGACCTTTTGTCATATGAGCTTCATGCCACAAGGATTCCATTAATTAACTGACCTTTCCAACACCAGGAGCTGGCTCTCCGTTTGGTACAGGACGTGGGATTACAACATTGACCAACTTACCTGCAACGAAATAATAGGTACTCAAATTTAGAGCAAATAAAATAAGCTCAAAAGCAAGAGAGAGATCTTGATCTcaagaaaagaataaaatattatgcAAGTTAAACCTGACTCTTCTATATTAGGTTAAGATACAAAGACTAACATATATAGGCAAAAAAAAGTGCCAGCAACAAATAAAAAATGAGGTTAAATGCCACCGAACATGAAGTGTTTGCTTATTCCCTCACCATATTTTCCACCTTCCGCCCTCATGTCTTCCATTATGTCTTCATATTCCTCGTCGTCATTCAGTTCATCTGGACTAACTACCTGGGTCAAGCATACTACCTTCGTAGGAAGGGATCCTGCCTGGTACACAAGTTTCTACACCagaaaaaatcattagaaaaagagTTTACACACTGCCTTCCACAAAGAATCATCTGATATGTgtgtgtacatacatacatactataTATGCATCGTTATAAGAAACACTATAAACAATAACGATTCTTTGAAAAGAAAACAAGACAATAAAGACAAGTAATTAAAATCATCAAGTTGATGATATTGCTCGCAAGTGACTTCAACGGAAGAACTTGGGAAATGATGTCATTTAATCAGCAACTTATATTAAAAATTCTGTAACAATCTATTAAATAGACAACTGAAAACTATTAAAGCACCATAAACACTACTAATATAAATTTTGTGCAAATTTGACAATACAGAACAAACATAATGAAGATACTGTCAGAATATCCATGCATGAACATGTATTTGGTTACTAAATAGAATGAACAAGTATAAGTCGAACATGTCGTGGAAAACATTCAACCAAAATAAACAGCTAACATCTCTGCTATCTCAGATGAAAGTTCTCTATCGGATGACATTTCAAAGGTACAAGAAACaagtaaagcaaaagaaaaatgtACAAGTAACTATACAAGTATCAATCACCATCTTCAAAGATCAATCTAATTGCTTGTTAGCAAATGACTCGGGTTGTAATTGATAATATAACCATTAGTCCATGTAACTAACAGTACTTTGCACTATACCTGGAGTGCCACTTGTTGTTGTGCCTGCAGCAGTACGCTTTCATGCTCTGGCCGTGGCTGTACAGCACCTTGGTTAGCACGCCTTACAGTAAGGGTTTTATCACCCATCTTGATACCATTAAGAGCTGCACATGCAATATCTGTGACAGAGAGATCTTGATACACACAGAATGCATATCCTTTTGAATTGCCAGTTTCCCTGTCCTTGACAAGATCAAAACCTCGAAGAGGCCCAAAAGATTCAAGCAACTCCCTCACTTGTGCTTCTGTAAAATAGTATGGAAGACCTCCCACAAAAATTCGATCAGGACCCTCAAGACCACCAGCAGAACCTGGTGTAAGACCCACTGCAGCGAGATTAAGATTTGGGTTGGGTTGGCTGGGACCAAGTGCAGCTGCAAGAGAAGGGTTATAGTCGCTTGGCCTTCTGACCTTCACTGGTGCACCCTGCAAAAACATAGCAACACCCACGTTAGCGTCTTGAGTCACCTATGAACAAAGCGACAGTGCATCTTATTTGAATAATTCAAACCTCAAAAATGATGCCATCTAAAGCCATTGCATTGCTTGCTTCTTCAACAGTCCTCATTTCTACAAACGCAAATTTTTTCTCATGGTTTATATACACATTCACAACAGCATCACCTAGAAGCAAATAAGAAAGGCAATTAGGCATTTTTTAATAAACAAAGTTCTGTAAAGTATAAAACTGATACACATAGACTAACCTGGCCCAGCGGTGTTACCCCCAATAGCAAACATAACCTGGCTAAAAAATGTTGCAACTGACTGCAAAGAATTTATCGAATGGAAGGAAATCCATTAGCATAAACCATAATTTCTCTCACATCAATTCAAAACTCGATCTAATTATTTGTGAACATGAAGAAACACCAATtcagcaaaaaatatatataataaccaGTTTCAACAACCAGATTCATAACAGATGGAAAAGATATTTTATTGAAATTACATCATGCATACAGAATATGACACAAATAAAATGGTATGAAACAGTAAATAAAAACCATCAAACAAAAAATGTTGTTCTCAATAAATATGTTCAAAACTATCTCAATCAATTTGAATATTGAATATAAACATAGATGTCATAAACTGCATTACATGACGTACTGGACCTCCAAATACTTTATTGTGCTTTCATAGCAATTTAGACAAAATGATACTTTGGGATAATCAATTGGATAATTAAGATCAGAAGAAGCAAGCCACAAGACACAAATTCCTTGCAGTAGGCATTGTTGACAAGCTGTCATCAAGAGAGAATGTTTTATGCTTTTTCCTCCACTGTCATTTGTCATGTGAAATTATGTTATGTGGAACTTGATGGTTCATAATACTGTGTAGCTTTTGATAACTAGTAAAATAAGATAGTAGCAAATGAGGTTCTTGGATAATTTAAAGGTCATGTGTTGTATCAAGGAAGAGCCGATGGTGGGACAATGAATATAAAAAAgtacaaagaaaatatatttaagaaatgagaaattttgtaaaattatcaaaatttttagagGAAACATAGTAACTAAAAAGGATGCTAAAAACACTGCAAGAATAATACATGAGACTTTTTAAGACTTTTTATTGGCTATGACTAAACATCTAAAGAAGGAAATTTATAAGCTTGCTCAAGATGGAAAAAAGAAAGTAGAATTAGGAACTTTATTAGAGGAAATAACGAAATAGATCAAATGCTGCATCTTTATGAACACAATGAAGGCTGGaagaattattttcaataaataattcaatgaacaTTCTATCAACAACTTAACGACTTAGCATTAGGGTTAAAATTGTAAATTGGATACGGGTCCAGAAAGTTAGTATAACTGAGGATGACAGAATTTCTGAGAATTGAAAGAAATATACGAGAACAATATATAGTTTGGTGAACTAGTTGATTAATCAAATTttccaaacaaaaaaaataaaagaaagtctGATAACTACAGAAGTATATTTATATTGATGTACAAAAATAAGAGAGATACTTAATATTGCTCAAATTATAAAGGAATTATGCTAATATACCACACTTCAAACTTTGGAGAAGGTGATGAACAAAGGCCAAGACAATAGAAGTCTTTTAGGAGACTGGTTTAATTCCTGaaagaaacaaatataaatatactTATTTATTGGCTAGGTATGACTTGGTGCTTCCATTTGACCACTCATATGATGGACTCCTTTTCCTGTTCATACAAGCTCTACAGTCCCAAGAACTTCTTCAATTCATAGAAAACTGCATTTAACCAAAAGGACATGCAAATTACCCAAGAAGATCAACCTGAAATGTACAGAATGAGGCCATCCACAGAAGTAAACTACTATATGCTAGTTTCTAACTCGTAATACAAAGTTCTTGCATTAAACCAATTTAAAACCTACAGAGGCTTTTTATATGATTTCCTGTATCTCTTATGTTGAAAGAAGAATTTACATGAATGTAAGACTACCCGTTCTATATGGTTAAGCATTAGGCAATCAGACAAGCAACcaagaaa
Coding sequences within:
- the LOC135650938 gene encoding splicing factor U2af large subunit B-like isoform X2; this encodes MPDYGERYEGNGEEYNEYGAAAPPAKGSGFDYFGDSRSQYDSHGRERGSSKSRDKERERGREKERERDKDRERDRDRVKDRDRERDRDGHHRDHKDRSERRERDRDRSDDHDRHHGREYDRHRDHDRDRDRDKDRDGHRSHRSRSHRSRSRSRSKGRSSRRSRSRSRSRSKSKRISGFDMAPPASALLPGATATGNVGPLVPLCCQRVRADSLAFMCKKEPTHQFDGSCSSSIGSQLPGATPAIPGMFPNMFSLAAGQIPTIPIMPVQAMTQQATRHARRVYVGGLPPTANEQSVATFFSQVMFAIGGNTAGPGDAVVNVYINHEKKFAFVEMRTVEEASNAMALDGIIFEGAPVKVRRPSDYNPSLAAALGPSQPNPNLNLAAVGLTPGSAGGLEGPDRIFVGGLPYYFTEAQVRELLESFGPLRGFDLVKDRETGNSKGYAFCVYQDLSVTDIACAALNGIKMGDKTLTVRRANQGAVQPRPEHESVLLQAQQQVALQKLVYQAGSLPTKVVCLTQVVSPDELNDDEEYEDIMEDMRAEGGKYGKLVNVVIPRPVPNGEPAPGVGKVFLEYADIDGSTKARQGLNGRKFGGNQVAAVFYPENKFALGEYDG
- the LOC135650938 gene encoding splicing factor U2af large subunit B-like isoform X5 gives rise to the protein MFPNMFSLAAGQIPTIPIMPVQAMTQQATRHARRVYVGGLPPTANEQSVATFFSQVMFAIGGNTAGPGDAVVNVYINHEKKFAFVEMRTVEEASNAMALDGIIFEGAPVKVRRPSDYNPSLAAALGPSQPNPNLNLAAVGLTPGSAGGLEGPDRIFVGGLPYYFTEAQVRELLESFGPLRGFDLVKDRETGNSKGYAFCVYQDLSVTDIACAALNGIKMGDKTLTVRRANQGAVQPRPEHESVLLQAQQQVALQKLVYQAGSLPTKVVCLTQVVSPDELNDDEEYEDIMEDMRAEGGKYGKLVNVVIPRPVPNGEPAPGVGKVFLEYADIDGSTKARQGLNGRKFGGNQVAAVFYPENKFALGEYDG
- the LOC135650938 gene encoding splicing factor U2af large subunit B-like isoform X1; translation: MPDYGERYEGNGEEYNEYGAAAPPAKGSGFDYFGDSRSQYDSHGRERGSSKSRDKERERGREKERERDKDRERDRDRVKDRDRERDRDGHHRDHKDRSERRERDRDRSDDHDRHHGREYDRHRDHDRDRDRDKDRDGHRSHRSRSHRSRSRSRSKGRSSRRSRSRSRSRSKSKRISGFDMAPPASALLPGATATEGNVGPLVPLCCQRVRADSLAFMCKKEPTHQFDGSCSSSIGSQLPGATPAIPGMFPNMFSLAAGQIPTIPIMPVQAMTQQATRHARRVYVGGLPPTANEQSVATFFSQVMFAIGGNTAGPGDAVVNVYINHEKKFAFVEMRTVEEASNAMALDGIIFEGAPVKVRRPSDYNPSLAAALGPSQPNPNLNLAAVGLTPGSAGGLEGPDRIFVGGLPYYFTEAQVRELLESFGPLRGFDLVKDRETGNSKGYAFCVYQDLSVTDIACAALNGIKMGDKTLTVRRANQGAVQPRPEHESVLLQAQQQVALQKLVYQAGSLPTKVVCLTQVVSPDELNDDEEYEDIMEDMRAEGGKYGKLVNVVIPRPVPNGEPAPGVGKVFLEYADIDGSTKARQGLNGRKFGGNQVAAVFYPENKFALGEYDG
- the LOC135650938 gene encoding splicing factor U2af large subunit B-like isoform X4; the protein is MSATQFLYTGQLPGATPAIPGMFPNMFSLAAGQIPTIPIMPVQAMTQQATRHARRVYVGGLPPTANEQSVATFFSQVMFAIGGNTAGPGDAVVNVYINHEKKFAFVEMRTVEEASNAMALDGIIFEGAPVKVRRPSDYNPSLAAALGPSQPNPNLNLAAVGLTPGSAGGLEGPDRIFVGGLPYYFTEAQVRELLESFGPLRGFDLVKDRETGNSKGYAFCVYQDLSVTDIACAALNGIKMGDKTLTVRRANQGAVQPRPEHESVLLQAQQQVALQKLVYQAGSLPTKVVCLTQVVSPDELNDDEEYEDIMEDMRAEGGKYGKLVNVVIPRPVPNGEPAPGVGKVFLEYADIDGSTKARQGLNGRKFGGNQVAAVFYPENKFALGEYDG
- the LOC135650938 gene encoding splicing factor U2af large subunit B-like isoform X3 encodes the protein MPDYGERYEGNGEEYNEYGAAAPPAKGSGFDYFGDSRSQYDSHGRERGSSKSRDKERERGREKERERDKDRERDRDRVKDRDRERDRDGHHRDHKDRSERRERDRDRSDDHDRHHGREYDRHRDHDRDRDRDKDRDGHRSHRSRSHRSRSRSRSKGRSSRRSRSRSRSRSKSKRISGFDMAPPASALLPGATATGQLPGATPAIPGMFPNMFSLAAGQIPTIPIMPVQAMTQQATRHARRVYVGGLPPTANEQSVATFFSQVMFAIGGNTAGPGDAVVNVYINHEKKFAFVEMRTVEEASNAMALDGIIFEGAPVKVRRPSDYNPSLAAALGPSQPNPNLNLAAVGLTPGSAGGLEGPDRIFVGGLPYYFTEAQVRELLESFGPLRGFDLVKDRETGNSKGYAFCVYQDLSVTDIACAALNGIKMGDKTLTVRRANQGAVQPRPEHESVLLQAQQQVALQKLVYQAGSLPTKVVCLTQVVSPDELNDDEEYEDIMEDMRAEGGKYGKLVNVVIPRPVPNGEPAPGVGKVFLEYADIDGSTKARQGLNGRKFGGNQVAAVFYPENKFALGEYDG